DNA from Eucalyptus grandis isolate ANBG69807.140 chromosome 5, ASM1654582v1, whole genome shotgun sequence:
CAGATGATTGGTactttctcttcaaatttaTCAAACTGATTCCTTGTGAAACTTGTGTTTTATATCCAAAATGCTTTAACTATTGCTAAGATGAACTGTTACTTTTCTTGGTTTAGCTTGAAATGTTGTATAACCTGAATATAGAAGTAGAACCATAAATAAGGATGAATCGAAGGAAATTTCTTAGGTGAAAACTTTGTGGGAGTACTTCAGAATAAAGGTTGAGAGAAGAAATTGATCATGCAAAATTTTAATGTGTTTGTGCAAGAAATCTATCTGACTACATTAGCATAAAAAGTGAGTTGACATATCAACTGTGTACCTGAAAGCTACTTGCATTTCCTTGAGCCTAACATGCTCAAAGTATTAGAGCAGTCTGTAGGGCCTAACTCAACCTGTTTCCTGTGCTTTTAGTTGTCGACCTGTTTTATTCTCTACTATGATTGAGATAGTTAAACATCAATTTGGTTGCCTATTGGTGGATTGGTTTCATCTCTCACAAGGCAGTAAATGAAGTTTTGTAATATTTCGTTGATTGTTGAAGTATTAATTGACTAATTTCTCAGCTGACAACTAAAAGCACCAAGAATTGTCTATACTATTTTGCACACAAGAGGTTCAGTTGTCTACATTTgtaatattatttctttttttgatgcAAATGAGCGACCTGTCTTGACAATTTGTTGGCTTAATTTACTTGGTGCAGCGACAATTTATCACTATATACCCATTTTTATAGATAATTATATACACATATTTCGATTTTGTTTCTCCAATAGTGTGCTGTGTGTGCTGCAgcgatgaattttttttcttttgtttatttgtgtGTCAGGTGCTATGTTCTATTCTTTTTAAACCAGTGCACATTTTTCTGAGGTAAAACTGCTTTCTGATTTTCAGAATTTTACAGTAGCTGAGGATCTTTCTGCATATGATGGTTTAGAGCTTCGTCTAAAAGGCGATGGCCTCCGTTACAAACTCATTGTTCGAACAAGTCGTGATTGGGACACTGTCGGTTATACAGCTAGCTTTGACACTGTTGGAGGGCAGTGGCAGTCGGTATGCCTCAGTTGAGTCAAGGTTTGAGCTTGTTTTTTCTCCTTATATTCCTGATAATTAAGCTTCATTTGTATTTTCAGGTTCGTTTGCCATTCTCTTCTTTGAGGCCTATATTTCGAGCACGAACTGTGACAGATGCTCCACCATTTGACCCAAGCAGTATTGTGTCGTTGCAGGTGTGATTCATGTATAGATtgttagattttttaattttatttcttaagCCTTTACGTATTTTGGCTAGAACTTTTTAACCCTTCTTGTTGATTTAATGGTAATACATTTCAGCTGATGTTCAGCAAATTTGAGTATGATGGGAAATTGAACCCAAGTTTTGTGGAGGGTGCATTTCAACTACCAATATCAACTATAAGAGCTTACATAAAGGATCCTGTGACTCCAaggtttgttttctttattagaAAATTGTATGAATAACTTCCAACATATTTTGGACACTCATTTCCTCTGTGTAAACTTTGACTAGTGAAAGCTGGCAATATTAATGATAAGACAGCAGAAGTTGCTGAACTAATTACTGCTTGAGAAGTAAAGTTGAGGGTATACCCACAAAgaattcaaattattaagtaAAAAGTCTATTCTGTAAACAGGGTAGAGTCCAGATATAAATGGTCGATTTGGAACTCCAGGGATTTGAATATTTTCTGACATAATTTAAAACTGGCTGGTTACTTCTTCTGATGCTTTTGATTTGATGGCAGTCATCATCAGTTACATTTTGGTTGAATGTTAGGTTTGTACATGTGAGCTCCGCAGGAGTAACACGACCTGATCGGCCTGGACTTGATCTCAGTAAGCAACCCCCTGCTGTCCGGTTGAACAAGGAATTAGGATTCATTCTGACCTTTAAGTTGAAGGTATGGTCTTGTACAATTCTATCCTATATTCTAGGTGCTTAGATTATATATTTCCTCAGCAAAAAAGCTGATTTGACTCTTCACGACAGTCGTAGTATTATTTGCTGCTGACATTAAAAgctgattatatatataatatcattCGGTTGACACGATAAAAATGCTTAGTCTTTGCCCCCTGAAGTTTCTTCCATCTCAGATTGCGCCCTTACACTTTTACAACTTGCATAAGTTTGCCCTATTTTCTTTATTGCTGGCAAATTTTTCGTCAAAATTGACTTGCCCTTGAAGCATACAAGATATGATCTGTTGGAACCgatgaatatattttcttaatgaAATCCTTTGATGTCAATTTATGCCATTAATGAACCAAAGCTTTTTTACTTTCTTATATTGGCAGCCATAAAGTGCATAGATGAATGACTAGGATTGGCACCAAACAATGTCTTTGGACAATCCATATCATTAGTTCTGGGTCATGTGCCTCAAAAGCAACTCGGTTCTAGTGAAAAATTCATCATGGGGCAAACTAATTAGATTGTGAAAGTTTAGTGGGCCAAGTGAAACAAGTTTATCTTCAGGGGGATGAGTGTAATCTCAGGGAGGAAAATATAACTTCCCCAACTTTGATAATGTGTGGCTGGACCAGTGATTTTCTTACAGAGGGAGGAGTTATGGATTTCCAGGGTCCTACCATGCTAGATAAAGCTCATTTTATGGAATTCCCATGCAATCAGTTGCTAGGTTAATAATAAAGCCCtcctttcaataaaaaacaGCTGCTTTTATATCTTTGATTTTGTGACATCACCATGTATATTTTGCAGCCATGTTGCGAACTATGTATTGATGTTACTTCTGCAACTCTGAAGGTTTTCTACCTTTTGTGTTTGTTGACTCTATATAATGCCAAACTACATTTGATCTTGCCTATGTTATGACTTTTCTCAGTCCTGCTCATTCTACCTCTGATTTCCATGAAATGTGTTCAGTCTggaatcaatttttgtttcctGTTGTCACGTTTATCTTTTTTCTGGCCTTATCTGGAGCAGGGGGAGGATTTGATACGAGACAGCGGAATTCCCTTTGCTATTGTGAGGCCTTGCGCATTGACTGAGGAGCCAGCTGGAGCAGATCTTATTTTTGATCAAGGAGACAACATCACGGTAATAGAACTATCTTTGGTCTCCTTGCATAGCTAGATTCTTTCATCTGCGTCTtgtttctgatttctatttaTTGAAGTCTCATAATCCAGTTTCTATGGGAAAGTAATGTGTtcttaattttccattttgtgcAATGGTTCTACTTTCAGGGGAAAGTCTCAAGGGAAGAGATTGCTCGCATTTGTGTGGCTGCTCTGGAAAGTCCATATGCTTGTGACAAGACATTTGAGGTAAGTAAATGGCATTGAATTCATGTCGCACAAGGACAACATCCTGACAAGAATCTTACTTTATTTTCTCTCCAGGTTAAAAGTGTGGTCCCATTCAGTGAGCCTTTTACAGTGGACCCTGAAAATCCGCCTCCTGAGAAGGACTACAGTGAGTacttcaaaaatttgaaagatggCATCACAGGGAAGGAGTTCCTTCAGAAAAGTCCCGTTGCTGTCTAATCGCCAGTTCATTTAGATCTTTCACATCATACTTGTAAGTACATCCTGTAACTTGTTTTGAATTAATTTCTTGGAGTTTCTGTGAACTGCTTACTGTATGTGCATGGTGTACACGTCATCTCTCTTGTAGCTCTTTTTTAGCTAGTTCCAGATGAAACAGATGGATAGAAATTGTGTAGATGATTCATGTTTTTCCCCGTTCCAACCACAGGAgtaaaacttctaaaactaacATCCATGGATATTGGCTGGATAAATGGTCGATTTACATAGTCatctttctaataaaaaatgcaattcaacTTTAGATTCTGTATTTTACATCAAGTACGAGATTGCAACTTACTTTATTTCTCCGTTTTGTGTAGGAATCTTACTCTGAATATGGCAGACATTATGTAATAAGAAAAACTTACCGGGGGAAAATATACATCAGTGCTGAAACTCTCATGTCAGCGTGTAGGTTTGAAGCATCACTTCATCAAACTTGATGTAGTGACAATCAATAGGATGCCGGTACATTTTGTCTATAAGTACATGGATCAACATTCTTCTGTTGAATACTGAAACTTATGTTTATATGAAAAGGTTTTGCATCCTGTTTTAGTAGCACTTCTTCCAATATTGGCATTCAACCACTctgtttgataattgcttgtcttTCTCATTCTATGTTCATTCCTTTCCAGAGTCATCTTCTCTGTAATGATTATATGATCTGCCTTTGACAATCCGTCATGCATTACTATACTCCTTTGCTTGTTTAGTTCCCAGgtgaaatattttcaattaaaaacagGCTTTGTTGTAAGGGATTCTTAACAATGTCTACAGAGAGAAAATTTTACAGTAAATTATCACTTCTTTCTGGTGTTGAGGATGGTGTCGCTAGGAATATGGCTAAAAATTACTAGGTACAATGGCCCATCCGCTTTAGTTTGAACAATATTCCTAAAGGCATCATCACATTAGTAGCAAAATATAGGATGCTtcatgaaaaaaaggaaattgattcTTAGATCATGCTAAATATAAACGTGAAATCGTGACAGATTGTAGCTTACATTTTGGTCCTTCCCCCCCCCATCAAGAAAGGCAAGGATATAccgataaaaggaaaaattgacaGTGTTGGAGATTCTCTGTTGACAAGAAAATGGTACAGCTGTGACTGTGGCAAGTGTCCACATGTATGAAGGGAAAATGCAAGAGTCTTGGGTACGAGTTTCTTGGTTAAGTTATTATCAAACAGGCTGCGAAAGCACCCTTCAGATGACTTGTCTATAGCTTGAGGTGGTCCCAGGGTTTTCTATCGACTGTAGCCATGAAAAACAgtgtttttgtttgattttgctTCAGGCGGTACCTGATCATCTTGTCCTGCTTATGTAATTTGAAATCTCCAGTGCTGTAGGTACATTGATCTTAAATTCTGATCCTTATGGAGCGGATCTTATGTGAATCTATAGTATTGTCACTTCGCATTCTAGTGATTTATATTAAATGCATTGTAGACCCAAGCATGTTTGTTCCTATGCGGTGTATTGAGCAGTTGAGTGGAAGTGGTGAAACTCTTTGGTTTGGTGATTCGGTCCGCCTGGGGACCGGCTGATGATCTGAGCAAACTATAGATCCCACGCGGGACCGACCCATCTGACGTCTCAATCACTTTATCTACAGTGATCTGAATCTGGGCATGAAATTACTTGGGAAGTGACTGAAAGAACATCATAGGACTGTCAGACTAGCAAGCACGTCTGTCTTTGGGGCTTGCTAAGAGAGCTGATAATCCTCTCCAAAAGTGACCTCATTCCAAGCACCATCTACTTTGTCCTTGATAAAGATTTGTAGAGGGGTCTTGATATATGAACAACGTGGTGCAGAGACTAAATTATCTCACATGGGGGATGCAGTTTGTGCCCCTTTTCACTAATTGAAATGCGAATGTGTTTCTGATAATTTAGAAATTATAAAACATTCCCATACATAGCCTCACATTCGTATCCCCAAACTATAGTCCTGCATGGTCAGTTTGGCGGTTGAGTCGCCTGATATGGCAAATGGATTAGGTGCATGACACGATGTTTGATTCCTCACACTAGCAAAATGCAAACAGTCTGATGTTTGAACCACTTATTCAGAGTTCGACTTCAGTCTTAACTGATCAATGGTGTTAGGGAGATGCTCAGAGGGTTCGACTAGGGTTGTATCTGATCAAATGGTGCATGGAGTTTATTCATTCGGTAGGCTATGTGGATataaagaggaagaaattaCTCTCCTGATCAGGGCGAAGTTTAATTCGCTAAAGCACAAGCACATTCTTACAAGCATTCCTTTGGCTGACCGTGGGCGAAGGAAAAGGCAATAGAACAGTGCATGGCGGCAGCAGCATCGGCggcagtggcggtggcggcggcggctgaTCCCGGGAACAATGACGCACGACACAAACAACGCCGACAGAAGCAAAAGCCCCAGAGAGCCTCGGGTTCTTCTCCAGTCCGGGGACAAACGCAGCGCAGCCATTAATTGTTCTCTTTGTTTTGAGCATTCGCATCTTTCAAATCATGTGGCCCATCTCATCACTCACGAGTTTTGAAAGGAATGATGTCTCTTCGTTTTGTTGGGAATGATGGACCACAAGCGCAGAGACAGGGAGAGAGGATCATGAGTTCATTGCAATGCCGAaaataaatcgattttatattaTCCTTCGATTCAAATTAGTAAAAGTAATGTCTATTTGCCTAATA
Protein-coding regions in this window:
- the LOC104445030 gene encoding protein HIGH CHLOROPHYLL FLUORESCENCE PHENOTYPE 173, chloroplastic isoform X2, giving the protein MLGPDVDLVVGDITKESTLAPENFRGVRKVINAVSVIVGPKEGDTPDRAKYSQGIKFFEPEIKGDSPEMVEYVGMRNLINAVRKGVGLRNGKVLFGLEDDKFKELPWGALDDVVMGGVSESTFVMDSKGGENGGPTGVFRGVVSTANNGGFTSIRAKNFTVAEDLSAYDGLELRLKGDGLRYKLIVRTSRDWDTVGYTASFDTVGGQWQSVRLPFSSLRPIFRARTVTDAPPFDPSSIVSLQLMFSKFEYDGKLNPSFVEGAFQLPISTIRAYIKDPVTPRFVHVSSAGVTRPDRPGLDLSKQPPAVRLNKELGFILTFKLKGEDLIRDSGIPFAIVRPCALTEEPAGADLIFDQGDNITGKVSREEIARICVAALESPYACDKTFEVKSVVPFSEPFTVDPENPPPEKDYSEYFKNLKDGITGKEFLQKSPVAV